The Gimibacter soli genome includes a region encoding these proteins:
- a CDS encoding LysR family transcriptional regulator, protein MATPTFDWNDLRYLLAVFEEGSTLAAARKLKVDQTTVARRVAALEQAVGLTLVERRQSGYLPTEDGIAVLDYAVRMNSIATDLAAQLEQRRRGISGTVRVTMSESVANLYVVPALGRFYEEFPDVRIEIMVEDRRLDLLKGEADVALRSGTIPNDAGLVVKKVQVADWYLYASSAYIARCGMPETIEELRERPVILCEGSVSQMPAMTWLKETVPDAPVGAVSSSLTNVVAAVRAGLGIGPLPQLIGDYYEDLHRCMGAIPGSRYDFFMLVRESMRNARRIRAFMDFFAAEFGKHCGPIR, encoded by the coding sequence ATGGCTACCCCTACCTTCGACTGGAACGACCTGCGCTACCTTCTCGCCGTGTTCGAGGAGGGCTCGACGCTGGCCGCTGCCCGCAAGCTGAAGGTGGATCAGACGACCGTGGCGCGCCGGGTGGCGGCGCTTGAACAGGCGGTGGGACTAACCCTCGTGGAGCGGCGGCAATCGGGCTATCTGCCGACCGAGGACGGGATCGCCGTCCTTGATTATGCCGTGCGGATGAACAGTATCGCCACCGATCTTGCCGCCCAGCTGGAGCAGCGCCGCCGCGGCATCAGCGGCACCGTCCGGGTGACCATGTCGGAATCGGTTGCGAATCTCTATGTGGTGCCGGCGCTTGGGCGATTCTACGAGGAATTCCCTGATGTCAGGATCGAAATCATGGTCGAGGATCGTCGGCTTGATCTCCTTAAGGGGGAAGCCGATGTGGCGCTGCGCTCCGGCACGATCCCTAATGACGCTGGCCTCGTTGTGAAGAAGGTGCAGGTCGCTGACTGGTATCTCTATGCCAGTTCGGCCTATATCGCGCGGTGCGGGATGCCCGAAACGATTGAGGAACTCCGCGAGCGCCCGGTGATCCTGTGCGAAGGCAGCGTCAGCCAGATGCCTGCGATGACATGGCTGAAGGAAACAGTGCCCGACGCCCCGGTTGGTGCGGTTTCCTCAAGCCTCACCAACGTCGTGGCGGCGGTAAGGGCAGGGCTTGGCATCGGGCCGTTGCCGCAGCTCATCGGTGACTATTACGAAGACCTGCACCGCTGCATGGGGGCTATTCCCGGTAGCCGGTATGACTTTTTCATGCTGGTGCGCGAAAGCATGCGCAATGCTCGCCGCATCCGGGCCTTCATGGACTTCTTTGCGGCAGAGTTTGGCAAACACTGCGGGCCGATACGCTGA
- a CDS encoding glutathione S-transferase family protein has translation MLRLYMDPISTTCRPILMFAEEAGITLEPVLISLMNNEQMSAEFIAVNPAHAIPVLDHDGFILTESSAILKYLADLHGSPAYPTDIRARARVNEAMDWFNTGFYGSFGRGYVYPQVIDFFTWPTPEQQEAALDRALVLAKDRFAQLEGQLARNGDFVCGDAITIADYFGACLVSLGELVGFSLAPWPKVQAWMARMQARLAWGKVHTEFNKWVAGCTSEKDMPR, from the coding sequence ATGCTGCGCCTCTATATGGACCCGATTTCAACGACTTGCCGCCCGATCCTGATGTTCGCCGAGGAAGCAGGGATCACGCTTGAGCCTGTACTGATCTCGCTCATGAACAATGAGCAGATGTCGGCTGAATTTATCGCCGTCAACCCGGCCCATGCCATCCCGGTTCTTGATCACGACGGCTTCATCCTGACGGAATCGTCCGCCATCCTGAAATATCTCGCAGACCTGCACGGCTCACCCGCCTACCCCACGGATATCAGGGCCCGCGCACGGGTGAACGAGGCAATGGACTGGTTCAACACAGGCTTTTATGGCTCGTTCGGCCGCGGCTATGTTTATCCGCAGGTGATCGACTTTTTCACCTGGCCGACGCCCGAACAGCAAGAAGCAGCGCTCGACCGCGCACTTGTGCTCGCCAAAGACCGCTTCGCCCAGCTTGAAGGGCAATTGGCCCGGAACGGTGATTTCGTCTGCGGCGATGCGATCACGATTGCCGACTATTTCGGCGCCTGTCTGGTCAGCCTCGGTGAACTGGTCGGCTTCTCACTTGCCCCTTGGCCCAAGGTGCAGGCATGGATGGCGCGCATGCAGGCGCGGCTTGCCTGGGGCAAGGTCCACACTGAATTCAACAAATGGGTCGCGGGCTGCACATCCGAGAAAGACATGCCAAGGTGA